The Salvelinus fontinalis isolate EN_2023a chromosome 36, ASM2944872v1, whole genome shotgun sequence genome window below encodes:
- the slc10a7 gene encoding sodium/bile acid cotransporter 7 isoform X4, with translation MGLLARVRKEWFIIGIVAVIVSAKLQPAIGLKGGPLRPEFTITYVAVSAIFFNSGLSLKTEELTSALLHVKLHLFVQSFTLVFFPVAMWLCIKLLALTSINTWLLRGLQTVGCMPPPVSSAVILTKAVGGNEAAAIFNSAFGSFLGIVVTPLLLLLFLGSSSSVPFSSIFSQLFMTVVVPLILGQVSRRFLRDWLERRPSLGVYNTSMKAL, from the exons ATGGGCCTGTTGGCTAGGGTACGGAAAGAATGGTTTATTATCGGTATAGTGGCAGTAATCGTGTCGGCGAAACTACAGCCTGCAATTGGATTGAAAGGAG gtccacTGAGACCAGAGTTCACAATCACCTATGTTGCGGTGTCAGCCATTTTCTTCAACAGCGGCCTGTCATTAAAAACCGAG GAGTTGACCAGTGCCCTCCTCCATGTGAAGCTGCATCTGTTTGTCCAGTCCTTCACCCTGGTTTTCTTCCCTGTTGCCATGTGGCTCTGCATCAAACTACTGGCTCTTACCTCAATCAACACCTGGCTCCTCCGAGG GTTACAGACGGTGGGATGTATGCCCCCTCCAGTCTCCTCTGCTGTGATACTCACCAAAGCTGTGGGGGGGAACGAG GCTGCCGCCATCTTTAACTCCGCCTTCGGGAGCTTCCTG GGAATTGTAGTGACaccactgctgttactactgttt ctggGCTCGTCATCGTCCGTTCCGTTCTCCTCCATCTTCTCTCAGCTCTTTATGACTGTGGTCGTTCCTCTCATCCTAGGACAG GTGTCCCGGAGGTTCCTGAGGGACTGGCTAGAGAGGAGACCTTCTTTGGgagtctataacacctctatgaAGGCCTTATAA